The following proteins are encoded in a genomic region of Sorangiineae bacterium MSr12523:
- a CDS encoding protein kinase: MGEPNRASSSMVLPTIGRYRIIAQLGAGGMAEVYLAVMMGQRGFNKLVVLKVPRSNVAANPGLLGMFIDEARVAARLNHPNVVQTYEVVHEEERDIIVMEYLDGYPLSKVIAQGRKLGSQLPLWMHYEVLVHAMTGLHYAHEAKDFDGSALNLVHRDVSPHNIFVTFDRQVKILDFGIAKARTSTHETEVGTFKGKVRYMPAEQLTGNNVDRRADIFALGVAIWEAAVGEPLWKGKSDIEVMGACLAGEVPMPRDVNPDVPHAIDLICRRAMAHRKEDRYATCLELQADLEAYLASLPGSKGLKPIVGYMQMLFAEPRAERQALIDRQLAKAELLTGEYPHLGSTSASQVGILPSIPLISAARSESDPHLPVGQSLYPDLTSASGATMSRSRITAQQPQPRRKVAFLALAVLAFAGLVAVWLIFARKNEQLADTGLAKAGEHKLPATSEISTQEPNALKVTVFVRAEPSSAKLYLDDSTTPLDANPQILSLVKNSVHTIRAEAKGYTPKTIGITLEADKEALVVLEKDKSEAPSSWSRPSRGSKGSAAAAKEPAPSVEPAPAGPPGFLTIDTYPWTHVSENGRALGQTPIVRLALPPGDHVLVLENPEQGLKQTYPVTIKSGETLNRRLGLK; the protein is encoded by the coding sequence ATGGGGGAGCCCAACCGGGCCAGTAGCAGCATGGTGCTTCCGACAATCGGTCGTTACCGAATCATCGCGCAGCTCGGTGCGGGCGGCATGGCCGAGGTGTACCTCGCGGTCATGATGGGGCAGCGCGGCTTCAACAAGCTCGTTGTCTTGAAAGTGCCCCGCAGCAACGTCGCAGCGAACCCGGGCTTGCTGGGCATGTTCATCGACGAGGCTCGGGTCGCTGCCCGCCTCAATCACCCGAACGTCGTCCAGACGTACGAAGTCGTTCACGAAGAAGAGCGGGACATCATCGTCATGGAGTACCTGGACGGGTACCCGCTCAGCAAAGTCATCGCCCAGGGGCGCAAGCTGGGGTCGCAGCTTCCATTGTGGATGCATTACGAGGTGCTCGTCCATGCGATGACCGGCCTGCACTATGCCCACGAAGCGAAGGACTTCGACGGCTCGGCGCTCAACCTAGTTCATCGGGATGTCTCGCCACACAACATCTTCGTGACGTTTGATCGGCAGGTCAAAATCCTCGATTTTGGAATCGCCAAGGCGCGCACCTCCACGCACGAGACGGAGGTCGGCACCTTCAAGGGCAAGGTGCGTTACATGCCCGCCGAGCAACTCACGGGCAACAACGTGGACCGACGGGCCGACATCTTCGCGCTCGGGGTCGCCATCTGGGAGGCTGCCGTCGGCGAGCCACTCTGGAAGGGCAAAAGCGACATCGAAGTCATGGGCGCTTGCCTCGCGGGCGAAGTTCCCATGCCGCGGGACGTGAATCCTGACGTGCCCCACGCGATCGATCTCATCTGCCGCCGGGCCATGGCCCACCGCAAGGAAGATCGGTACGCCACCTGTCTCGAGCTCCAGGCGGATCTGGAAGCTTACCTGGCAAGCCTCCCCGGCTCGAAGGGCCTCAAGCCCATCGTCGGCTACATGCAAATGCTCTTCGCCGAGCCCCGGGCCGAACGCCAGGCGTTGATCGATCGTCAGCTCGCCAAGGCGGAATTGCTCACGGGCGAATACCCGCATTTGGGCAGCACGTCGGCGTCCCAAGTGGGCATTCTGCCCTCGATTCCGCTCATTTCGGCGGCCCGGAGCGAAAGCGATCCGCACCTCCCGGTAGGCCAATCGCTCTATCCGGACCTGACGTCGGCCTCCGGCGCGACGATGAGCCGTTCGCGCATCACCGCGCAGCAGCCGCAGCCGCGGCGCAAGGTCGCCTTCCTCGCGCTGGCCGTGTTGGCCTTTGCCGGCCTCGTCGCCGTATGGTTGATTTTCGCGCGCAAGAACGAGCAGCTTGCGGACACGGGTCTGGCCAAGGCCGGCGAGCACAAGCTTCCCGCGACCTCGGAGATCTCGACGCAGGAGCCCAACGCGTTGAAGGTCACCGTCTTCGTCCGGGCGGAACCGAGCAGCGCAAAGCTGTACCTCGACGACAGCACCACACCGCTGGACGCGAATCCGCAGATCCTCTCGCTGGTGAAGAACTCGGTGCACACGATCCGGGCGGAAGCCAAGGGCTACACGCCGAAGACCATCGGCATCACGTTGGAGGCCGACAAAGAGGCCCTCGTCGTCCTGGAGAAGGACAAGTCCGAAGCCCCGTCCTCCTGGTCGCGTCCCTCACGCGGCAGCAAGGGCTCGGCCGCCGCCGCCAAAGAGCCTGCGCCATCCGTCGAACCTGCGCCCGCAGGCCCGCCGGGATTCCTCACGATCGACACCTACCCGTGGACGCACGTGTCCGAAAACGGCCGTGCCCTCGGCCAAACGCCGATCGTGCGCCTCGCATTGCCGCCGGGCGATCACGTCCTCGTGCTCGAGAATCCGGAGCAGGGTTTGAAACAGACCTACCCGGTGACGATCAAGAGCGGCGAGACGCTGAATCGGCGTCTTGGATTGAAGTAG